The Deltaproteobacteria bacterium genome includes a window with the following:
- a CDS encoding ribosome maturation factor RimP, protein MVSQREQLLTERLEALALPILESKGLELVDLEFIPRRNVSQVRVTLDRKNRQETGPVTLEEIGQFSRAFSAVLDAEDPVEGAYELECSSPGLTRELKRERDFRWASGRLVSVVSRPPHERPGKYTGRLASADSEGVELAILPPAPKGKKAAVTAEPERRRFRYEEIARANLELEWKD, encoded by the coding sequence ATGGTTTCCCAGCGGGAACAGCTTCTGACGGAACGTCTTGAAGCACTGGCGCTGCCGATTCTGGAGTCAAAAGGTCTGGAACTGGTCGATCTGGAGTTTATCCCCCGCCGGAACGTATCCCAGGTCCGGGTCACCCTGGACCGGAAGAACCGGCAGGAGACGGGTCCGGTCACCTTGGAGGAAATCGGGCAGTTCTCACGGGCATTTTCGGCCGTGCTGGATGCCGAGGATCCGGTCGAGGGCGCTTACGAACTGGAATGTTCCTCGCCGGGACTGACCCGCGAACTTAAGCGTGAGCGTGATTTCCGGTGGGCCAGCGGGAGGCTGGTGTCGGTCGTGAGCAGGCCGCCGCATGAGCGGCCCGGAAAATACACCGGCCGCCTCGCGTCGGCAGATTCGGAAGGTGTGGAGCTGGCGATCCTGCCGCCTGCACCGAAAGGAAAAAAGGCGGCCGTAACGGCCGAGCCGGAGCGGCGGCGGTTCCGCTACGAGGAAATCGCGCGAGCGAACCTCGAACTGGAATGGAAAGACTGA
- the nusA gene encoding transcription termination/antitermination protein NusA: MLDTNLGRVIDAVAKEKGIEKEIVIEALKEAMLAAAKKKLGISSREARPAAEGEEITEPPERTRVLEAQFNEESGEIEVFEFKDVAETVDNPELQISLSEARELDPEAQPGDSMGIKLDTSELGRIPAQAARQILLQKVRDAERELIFSEYKDRKSEVVSGVVRRFEKGNIIVDLGRTEAVLEHKQQVPRETYRPGDRIRAYILDVNKNNRGPIVELSRSSPEFVRRLFENEVPEIAEGAVEVVAIAREPGARTKIAVRSRDSDVDPVGACVGMKGSRVQAVVQELRGEKIDIVVYDDEVHRFAINSLAPAEVLKVIARPESQTLQILVADDQLSLAIGKRGQNVRLASMLLGWKIDIKSEAEFAKLQAAAKAELRTIEGITDMQCELLYSVGYRTVDEVADTPIDELASIEGFDEEIAKRIWEGATKSADLKAEGKLVLDLDDKQSDAEAAPDGNETPAGQPTTTEGGAA; this comes from the coding sequence ATGCTGGACACCAACCTTGGACGGGTGATTGATGCTGTCGCCAAGGAAAAGGGCATCGAAAAGGAAATCGTCATCGAGGCCCTGAAGGAAGCGATGCTCGCTGCCGCCAAGAAGAAGCTTGGCATCAGTTCGCGTGAGGCACGGCCCGCCGCCGAAGGCGAGGAGATTACCGAGCCGCCCGAGCGCACCCGTGTCCTCGAAGCACAGTTCAACGAGGAGAGCGGCGAAATCGAGGTGTTCGAGTTCAAGGATGTCGCCGAAACGGTCGATAACCCGGAACTCCAGATTTCCCTGTCGGAAGCCCGCGAACTGGACCCCGAGGCCCAGCCCGGCGACAGCATGGGCATCAAGCTGGATACCTCCGAGCTTGGCCGCATTCCGGCCCAGGCAGCGCGGCAGATCCTGCTCCAGAAGGTACGGGACGCCGAGCGGGAGCTGATCTTCTCCGAATACAAGGACCGCAAGAGCGAAGTCGTCAGCGGCGTCGTCCGCCGGTTCGAAAAGGGCAATATCATCGTCGATCTGGGACGCACCGAAGCCGTGCTGGAGCACAAGCAGCAGGTCCCGCGGGAAACCTACCGCCCGGGCGACCGCATCCGCGCCTATATTCTTGACGTCAACAAGAACAACCGCGGACCGATCGTGGAACTCTCGCGGAGTTCGCCGGAGTTCGTCCGGAGGCTGTTCGAGAATGAGGTGCCGGAGATCGCCGAGGGTGCGGTCGAGGTCGTGGCCATCGCCCGAGAGCCCGGCGCCCGGACAAAAATCGCCGTCCGGTCCCGGGATTCCGACGTGGATCCGGTTGGCGCCTGCGTCGGCATGAAGGGCAGCCGCGTGCAGGCCGTTGTGCAGGAACTCCGCGGCGAGAAGATCGACATCGTGGTTTACGACGACGAAGTGCACCGTTTTGCCATCAACTCGCTGGCACCGGCCGAAGTCCTGAAGGTTATCGCCCGGCCGGAATCACAGACGCTCCAGATCCTCGTCGCTGACGATCAGCTCTCACTTGCCATCGGCAAGCGGGGCCAGAACGTCCGGCTCGCGTCGATGCTTCTGGGCTGGAAGATCGACATCAAGAGCGAGGCGGAGTTTGCCAAGCTCCAGGCAGCTGCCAAGGCCGAACTGCGGACCATCGAGGGTATCACCGACATGCAGTGCGAACTGCTCTACTCGGTGGGCTACCGGACGGTGGATGAAGTGGCCGATACCCCGATCGACGAGCTGGCCTCCATCGAGGGATTCGACGAGGAAATCGCCAAGCGGATCTGGGAAGGTGCCACCAAATCCGCGGATCTCAAGGCCGAGGGCAAGCTCGTCCTCGACCTGGACGACAAGCAGAGCGATGCCGAAGCAGCGCCGGACGGAAACGAAACGCCCGCCGGACAGCCCACCACCACCGAGGGTGGCGCGGCGTGA
- the infB gene encoding translation initiation factor IF-2, whose amino-acid sequence MSSSAKKTRISALAEKLGVDPQVLKAKFQEMGIQAKTTQYGVTDEEIERLKTRNQKLFLTAAPTPEGGPAKTVVTKTTSTSVEEGQLVQKTTVEARRGGVIRRRATTDVRAATPEQIAAEAAQKAEEAAAEAAAQENAEMVQEPAAEAIPQPPETRVLKTSTLPVPEAPVLRRPPVRETPVAEPVPAAPAPSTRARAVFPKSESPFLQPPPDAGHLPEKRMLKTSALPVVERIKIKTTTPVAPAERPGARRPAMAPSDLPAQPPSPGRTREFSREPAPVKERRPRSEQLREMEWQETKRILTARREFIEAEVLAPGSRSADTGRGGRRRPQRKQKRTSEQGQQPVQKRTIRVDESITVANLATEMGVKAAEIIKMLMGLGTMVTINSAIDLETAQLVASEFGHEIVKKGFQEDEALKEEADPAELLGRRPPVVTIMGHVDHGKTSLLDAIRETNVVAGESGGITQHIGAYRVSTPHGDITFLDTPGHEAFTTMRARGAKVTDIVVLVVAADDGVKPQTREAVDHARAAGVPIMVAVNKIDKPGANAERVRQQLSELDLLPEEWGGQTIYVNVSAKTREGLDKLLEMLALQAEVLDLKANPDKKARGIVVEAHLDKGRGPVATLLVQSGTLQVGDSFVTGAVYGRVRAMSDERGNRIQVAGPSTPVQVVGLESVPAAGDPLIATKDEATAREIVADRSSRAKVAAMSRTAKMTLEDLYSRIQLGAKELQVVLKGDMQGSVEAIQESLAKIPKDKCVIKVIHSGVGGITESDVMLAAASSAVIIGFHVRPDAKAAQAAERERVEIKTFEIIYDLIDAVRQAMEGLLEPDRRERIIGRAEVREVFNISKLGNIAGCYVKEGKVTRSAQVRLIRDGVVVCTGKLSSLKRFKDDAREVLAGYECGIGIENYPDVKAGDEIEAFEVEDVKVRIELPSDNPGAGSRPNA is encoded by the coding sequence ATGTCTTCATCCGCAAAAAAGACCCGCATCAGCGCCCTGGCCGAAAAGCTTGGGGTGGACCCCCAGGTTCTCAAGGCCAAGTTCCAGGAAATGGGAATTCAGGCCAAGACCACCCAGTACGGTGTCACTGACGAGGAGATCGAGCGGCTCAAAACCCGCAACCAGAAGCTTTTCCTGACAGCCGCCCCCACGCCTGAGGGTGGCCCCGCCAAGACTGTCGTTACCAAGACGACCAGCACATCGGTCGAAGAAGGCCAGCTGGTGCAGAAGACCACTGTCGAAGCGCGCCGGGGCGGTGTCATCCGCCGCCGGGCCACGACAGATGTCCGCGCCGCAACGCCTGAACAGATTGCCGCCGAAGCCGCACAGAAGGCCGAGGAAGCAGCCGCCGAGGCCGCTGCCCAGGAAAATGCCGAAATGGTCCAGGAACCAGCGGCCGAGGCCATCCCGCAGCCACCTGAAACCCGGGTGCTGAAAACATCCACCCTGCCCGTACCGGAAGCTCCGGTACTGCGGCGGCCGCCCGTCCGCGAAACTCCTGTGGCAGAGCCCGTGCCGGCAGCACCGGCCCCTTCAACGAGAGCCCGGGCCGTATTCCCGAAGAGTGAATCGCCCTTCCTCCAGCCACCGCCAGATGCCGGACATCTGCCTGAAAAGCGGATGCTCAAGACTTCGGCCCTGCCGGTCGTCGAGCGTATCAAGATCAAGACCACCACTCCCGTCGCACCGGCCGAACGGCCCGGAGCACGGCGGCCCGCCATGGCTCCGTCCGACCTGCCGGCGCAACCGCCTTCGCCGGGACGCACACGGGAATTCAGCCGTGAACCGGCACCCGTGAAGGAACGGCGCCCGCGGTCCGAACAGCTCCGCGAGATGGAGTGGCAGGAGACCAAGCGGATCCTTACGGCCCGCCGCGAGTTCATCGAGGCCGAAGTCCTCGCGCCCGGAAGCCGTTCAGCCGATACCGGCCGCGGCGGACGGCGGCGGCCCCAGCGCAAGCAGAAACGTACCAGCGAGCAGGGCCAGCAGCCCGTACAGAAACGGACCATCCGCGTGGATGAAAGCATTACCGTCGCCAATCTTGCCACCGAGATGGGCGTCAAGGCGGCAGAAATCATCAAGATGCTCATGGGTCTCGGCACCATGGTCACCATCAATTCGGCGATCGACCTGGAGACCGCCCAGCTCGTTGCATCCGAATTCGGCCATGAGATCGTGAAAAAGGGCTTCCAGGAAGACGAAGCCCTCAAGGAAGAGGCCGACCCGGCGGAACTGCTCGGACGGCGGCCACCGGTCGTCACCATCATGGGCCATGTCGATCATGGCAAGACATCACTTCTGGACGCCATCCGCGAAACCAATGTGGTCGCCGGCGAATCGGGTGGCATCACCCAGCACATCGGCGCCTATCGCGTCTCGACTCCACACGGGGACATCACCTTCCTCGACACGCCGGGCCACGAGGCGTTCACCACCATGCGCGCCCGCGGCGCGAAGGTGACGGATATCGTCGTTCTGGTCGTTGCCGCCGACGACGGCGTGAAGCCCCAGACGCGGGAAGCCGTCGATCATGCCCGCGCCGCCGGCGTGCCGATCATGGTAGCGGTCAACAAGATCGATAAACCGGGCGCCAATGCCGAACGCGTGCGCCAGCAGCTCTCCGAGCTGGACCTGCTCCCCGAGGAGTGGGGCGGGCAGACAATCTACGTCAATGTTTCGGCGAAGACCCGTGAAGGACTCGACAAGCTTCTGGAAATGCTCGCCCTCCAGGCCGAGGTCCTGGACCTCAAAGCCAACCCCGACAAGAAGGCCCGGGGCATCGTCGTCGAGGCCCATCTGGACAAGGGGCGCGGCCCCGTGGCAACGCTGCTGGTCCAGTCAGGAACGCTTCAGGTCGGCGATTCGTTCGTCACCGGCGCGGTTTACGGGCGGGTGCGCGCCATGTCGGACGAGCGCGGCAACCGGATACAGGTTGCCGGCCCCTCCACACCGGTGCAGGTCGTCGGACTGGAGAGCGTTCCGGCCGCAGGCGATCCGCTGATCGCCACCAAGGACGAGGCGACAGCCCGCGAAATCGTCGCCGACCGCTCGTCCCGGGCCAAGGTCGCAGCCATGTCCCGCACCGCCAAGATGACACTGGAAGACCTGTACAGCCGCATCCAGCTCGGCGCGAAGGAACTCCAGGTGGTTCTCAAGGGCGACATGCAGGGTTCGGTCGAGGCGATCCAGGAATCGCTGGCCAAGATCCCGAAAGACAAGTGCGTCATCAAGGTCATCCATTCAGGCGTGGGTGGAATCACCGAAAGCGATGTCATGCTGGCGGCCGCATCCAGCGCCGTCATTATCGGCTTCCACGTGCGACCGGACGCCAAGGCCGCCCAGGCAGCCGAGCGTGAGCGTGTCGAGATCAAGACGTTCGAGATCATCTACGACCTGATCGATGCGGTCCGGCAGGCGATGGAAGGGCTCCTGGAGCCCGACCGCCGGGAACGGATCATCGGCCGGGCCGAGGTGCGCGAGGTGTTCAACATCTCCAAGCTCGGCAACATCGCCGGCTGCTATGTGAAGGAAGGCAAGGTCACGCGGTCGGCCCAGGTCCGGCTGATCCGCGACGGAGTGGTCGTCTGCACAGGCAAGCTCTCCTCGCTCAAGCGGTTCAAGGACGATGCCCGCGAGGTTCTGGCCGGCTATGAGTGCGGCATCGGCATCGAAAACTACCCGGACGTGAAGGCCGGTGACGAGATCGAGGCGTTCGAGGTGGAAGACGTCAAGGTCCGGATCGAACTGCCTTCGGACAACCCCGGAGCTGGCTCACGGCCGAACGCCTGA
- a CDS encoding glycosyltransferase family 2 protein: MMNGKKVICVMPAYNAEKTLERTVAEVPREVVDEIIVVDDHSSDRTESRARELGLVCIRHPHNRGYGGNQKTCYTEALRRGADIVVMVHPDYQYTPRLLPAMAAPIAYDLYHCVLGSRILGTGALRGGMPFYKYVFNRMLTLSENIVVSYKLSEYHTGYRAFSRELLENLPLEENSDDFVFDNQMLAQAIYFGYDICEVTCPTLYFEDASSISFRRSVKYGFGVLGTAMEFRLNRWGLKDSPRFSRDGRRLPKPE, encoded by the coding sequence ATGATGAACGGCAAGAAAGTCATTTGTGTCATGCCCGCCTACAATGCGGAAAAGACACTGGAACGGACAGTGGCTGAGGTTCCCCGCGAGGTGGTGGACGAGATCATTGTCGTGGATGACCATTCCAGCGACCGGACCGAGTCGCGGGCGAGGGAACTGGGGCTGGTCTGCATCCGCCACCCGCATAACCGGGGATACGGGGGCAACCAGAAGACCTGCTATACCGAGGCACTCAGGCGCGGCGCGGATATCGTCGTGATGGTCCACCCCGACTACCAGTATACGCCAAGACTGCTTCCCGCCATGGCCGCTCCGATCGCATACGATTTGTACCATTGCGTGCTTGGCTCCCGGATTCTGGGTACTGGTGCGCTCCGGGGCGGCATGCCGTTCTACAAGTATGTTTTCAACCGGATGCTGACTCTCTCCGAGAACATTGTCGTCAGTTACAAGCTGTCCGAATATCACACCGGCTACCGGGCCTTCAGCCGCGAGCTGCTGGAAAATCTCCCTCTCGAAGAAAACTCGGACGATTTCGTCTTCGACAACCAGATGCTCGCCCAGGCGATCTACTTTGGATACGACATCTGTGAAGTCACCTGTCCGACCCTCTACTTCGAGGATGCGTCGTCGATCTCATTCCGCCGGTCCGTCAAGTATGGCTTCGGTGTTCTGGGCACGGCAATGGAGTTTCGCCTGAACCGCTGGGGGCTGAAAGATTCGCCACGGTTTTCCCGCGACGGACGGCGGCTTCCGAAGCCGGAATAA